A window from Phalacrocorax aristotelis chromosome 5, bGulAri2.1, whole genome shotgun sequence encodes these proteins:
- the TRAF3IP1 gene encoding TRAF3-interacting protein 1 isoform X2: MSLVIRVTGFMKGLYTDFELKSENVKDKDAKISFLQKAIDAVVMVTGEPLSVKPARVVAGHEPEKTNEFLQAIGKCCLNKLSSDVAVRKILAGERADAKGKPPSSKSRDKESRESKTEEQKSHRDKEGRGDTEIKDRSSSRDRKPKGDLKESEEREKQCDKQKDNEDRYKDPDRDTFKEGEKRERERNKSRTTKQGKETEENKRKGDVEREDDLEHDKGQEREKKNEGGREKDRLKGRDKDKARDRERGKDRDRGKDRERDRERDREKDGEHLREHGKDKAEKKSADSEESMLRKTQRSTKDSKCQPDNESESSAGISRQPSTKGSRQRSRPGGEGTVEMKSVADKISEESVAKLQEKTEPGLAVKQKEGEAEHMAPEKPAVSENGEVPNDLPPRSIERRIPRPSSARPAPPRVKRQDSTEALLPERSGSGKTVSNVIVDQQISDDDDDQFVVEAALPLPEMPEMEMEPDVELVEDEKHGGLVKRILESKKDYEASQKSSKMSEREKPFLSEAARKKERDLVAKEIEKFQVSIQTLCRSALTLGRIMDYIQEDMDAMKNELQMWRHENRQHAEALQKEQSITDNAVEPLKADLAELEQLIKDQQDKICAVKANILKNEEKIRRMVLSINLSSRR, translated from the exons GATAAAGATGCCAAAATCAGCTTCCTTCAGAAGGCAATTGATGCTGTTGTAATGGTAACTGGAGAGCCACTGTCAGTCAAACCAGCACGTGTTGTGGCTGGCCACGAACCTGAAAAAACCAATGAATTTCTTCAAGCAATTGGGAAGTGTTGCTTAAATAAA CTGTCCAGTGATGTTGCTGTAAGAAAGATCTTAGCTGGGGAAAGAGCTGATGCTAAAGGGAAGCCTCCATCGTCTAAATCTCGAgataaagaaagcagagaatccaaaacagaagaacaaaaaagccaTAGAGATAAAGAG GGTAGAGGAGACACTGAAATTAAAGACAGAAGCTcaagcagagacagaaaaccCAAAGGAGATTTGAAAGAgagtgaagaaagagaaaagcaatgtGATAAACAGAAGGATAATGAAGACAGGTACAAAGACCCTGACAGAGACACCttcaaggaaggagaaaaaagagaaagggaaagaaacaaaagcagaacaaccaaacaaggaaaagaaacagaagaaaacaagagaaaaggagatgtAGAACGAGAAGACGATCTTGAGCATGATAAAGgacaagaaagagagaaaaaaaatgaaggaggaagggaaaaggacagACTGAAAGGAAGAGACAAAGATAAGGCTAGGGACAGAGAACGAGGGAAAGACAGAGATAGAGGAAAAGATCGGGAAAGGGATAGAGAAAGGGACAGAGAAAAAGATGGGGAGCATTTAAGAGAACATGGAAAggataaagcagagaaaaag tctgCAGATTCTGAGGAATCCATGCTTAGAAAAACGCAGAGGTCCACTAAAGACAGCAAGTGCCAGCCAGATAATGAG agtgaaAGTTCTGCAGGAATATCAAGACAGCCTTCAACAAAAGGATCGAGGCAACGTTCCAGACCCGGAGGAGAAG GAACTGTGGAAATGAAGAGTGTGGCAGACAAGATTTCAGAGGAGAGTGTTGCTAAACTGCAAGAGAAAACTGAACCAGGACTTGCAGTTAAACAGAAAG aaggagaggcagagcaCATGGCTCCTGAAAAGCCTGCAGTATCTGAAAATGGTGAAGTACCTAATGATCTTCCACCTCGGTCCATCGAAAG ACGCATTCCCCGTCCTAGCAGCGCAAGACCAGCACCACCCCGAGTAAAACGTCAAGACAGCACAGAGGCCTTACTTCCAGAAAG GAGTGGTAGTGGTAAAACAGTCTCAAATGTGATCGTAGACCAGCAGATttctgatgatgatgatgaccAGTTTGTGGTGGAGGCAGCACTGCCACTGCCAGAAATGCCAGAGATGGAAATG GAGCCAGATGTGGAGCTGGTTGAGGATGAAAAGCATG GTGGGCTTGTAAAAAGAATCCTAGAATCAAAGAAAGATTATGAAGCATCACAGAAATCATCAAAGATGTCAGAGAGG GAAAAGCCCTTTCTATCGGAAGCAGctaggaagaaagagagagacttGGTAGCCAAAGAAATTGAGAAGTTTCAGGTCTCTATTCAGACTCTGTGCCGGAGTGCCCTTACACTTGGCAGGATCATGGATTACATTCAGGAAGACATGGATGCCATGAAGAATGAGTTGCAGATGTGGCGACACGAGAACAGACAGCATGCAGAAGCTCTACAGAAAGAGCAAAG cATCACAGACAATGCTGTAGAACCATTAAAAGCAGATCTGGCTGAACTGGAACAGTTGATTAAAGACCAGCAAGACAAGATCTGTGCTGTAAAagctaatattttaaagaacGAAGAAAAAATCCGGAGGATGGTTCTTAGCATAAACCTGTCTTCAAGAAGGTGA
- the TRAF3IP1 gene encoding TRAF3-interacting protein 1 isoform X1, whose translation MNEAVVRRTQESLGQVIRKPPLTDRLLSKPPFRYLHDVITEVIRVTGFMKGLYTDFELKSENVKDKDAKISFLQKAIDAVVMVTGEPLSVKPARVVAGHEPEKTNEFLQAIGKCCLNKLSSDVAVRKILAGERADAKGKPPSSKSRDKESRESKTEEQKSHRDKEGRGDTEIKDRSSSRDRKPKGDLKESEEREKQCDKQKDNEDRYKDPDRDTFKEGEKRERERNKSRTTKQGKETEENKRKGDVEREDDLEHDKGQEREKKNEGGREKDRLKGRDKDKARDRERGKDRDRGKDRERDRERDREKDGEHLREHGKDKAEKKSADSEESMLRKTQRSTKDSKCQPDNESESSAGISRQPSTKGSRQRSRPGGEGTVEMKSVADKISEESVAKLQEKTEPGLAVKQKEGEAEHMAPEKPAVSENGEVPNDLPPRSIERRIPRPSSARPAPPRVKRQDSTEALLPERSGSGKTVSNVIVDQQISDDDDDQFVVEAALPLPEMPEMEMEPDVELVEDEKHGGLVKRILESKKDYEASQKSSKMSEREKPFLSEAARKKERDLVAKEIEKFQVSIQTLCRSALTLGRIMDYIQEDMDAMKNELQMWRHENRQHAEALQKEQSITDNAVEPLKADLAELEQLIKDQQDKICAVKANILKNEEKIRRMVLSINLSSRR comes from the exons GATAAAGATGCCAAAATCAGCTTCCTTCAGAAGGCAATTGATGCTGTTGTAATGGTAACTGGAGAGCCACTGTCAGTCAAACCAGCACGTGTTGTGGCTGGCCACGAACCTGAAAAAACCAATGAATTTCTTCAAGCAATTGGGAAGTGTTGCTTAAATAAA CTGTCCAGTGATGTTGCTGTAAGAAAGATCTTAGCTGGGGAAAGAGCTGATGCTAAAGGGAAGCCTCCATCGTCTAAATCTCGAgataaagaaagcagagaatccaaaacagaagaacaaaaaagccaTAGAGATAAAGAG GGTAGAGGAGACACTGAAATTAAAGACAGAAGCTcaagcagagacagaaaaccCAAAGGAGATTTGAAAGAgagtgaagaaagagaaaagcaatgtGATAAACAGAAGGATAATGAAGACAGGTACAAAGACCCTGACAGAGACACCttcaaggaaggagaaaaaagagaaagggaaagaaacaaaagcagaacaaccaaacaaggaaaagaaacagaagaaaacaagagaaaaggagatgtAGAACGAGAAGACGATCTTGAGCATGATAAAGgacaagaaagagagaaaaaaaatgaaggaggaagggaaaaggacagACTGAAAGGAAGAGACAAAGATAAGGCTAGGGACAGAGAACGAGGGAAAGACAGAGATAGAGGAAAAGATCGGGAAAGGGATAGAGAAAGGGACAGAGAAAAAGATGGGGAGCATTTAAGAGAACATGGAAAggataaagcagagaaaaag tctgCAGATTCTGAGGAATCCATGCTTAGAAAAACGCAGAGGTCCACTAAAGACAGCAAGTGCCAGCCAGATAATGAG agtgaaAGTTCTGCAGGAATATCAAGACAGCCTTCAACAAAAGGATCGAGGCAACGTTCCAGACCCGGAGGAGAAG GAACTGTGGAAATGAAGAGTGTGGCAGACAAGATTTCAGAGGAGAGTGTTGCTAAACTGCAAGAGAAAACTGAACCAGGACTTGCAGTTAAACAGAAAG aaggagaggcagagcaCATGGCTCCTGAAAAGCCTGCAGTATCTGAAAATGGTGAAGTACCTAATGATCTTCCACCTCGGTCCATCGAAAG ACGCATTCCCCGTCCTAGCAGCGCAAGACCAGCACCACCCCGAGTAAAACGTCAAGACAGCACAGAGGCCTTACTTCCAGAAAG GAGTGGTAGTGGTAAAACAGTCTCAAATGTGATCGTAGACCAGCAGATttctgatgatgatgatgaccAGTTTGTGGTGGAGGCAGCACTGCCACTGCCAGAAATGCCAGAGATGGAAATG GAGCCAGATGTGGAGCTGGTTGAGGATGAAAAGCATG GTGGGCTTGTAAAAAGAATCCTAGAATCAAAGAAAGATTATGAAGCATCACAGAAATCATCAAAGATGTCAGAGAGG GAAAAGCCCTTTCTATCGGAAGCAGctaggaagaaagagagagacttGGTAGCCAAAGAAATTGAGAAGTTTCAGGTCTCTATTCAGACTCTGTGCCGGAGTGCCCTTACACTTGGCAGGATCATGGATTACATTCAGGAAGACATGGATGCCATGAAGAATGAGTTGCAGATGTGGCGACACGAGAACAGACAGCATGCAGAAGCTCTACAGAAAGAGCAAAG cATCACAGACAATGCTGTAGAACCATTAAAAGCAGATCTGGCTGAACTGGAACAGTTGATTAAAGACCAGCAAGACAAGATCTGTGCTGTAAAagctaatattttaaagaacGAAGAAAAAATCCGGAGGATGGTTCTTAGCATAAACCTGTCTTCAAGAAGGTGA
- the TRAF3IP1 gene encoding TRAF3-interacting protein 1 isoform X3, with translation MVTGEPLSVKPARVVAGHEPEKTNEFLQAIGKCCLNKLSSDVAVRKILAGERADAKGKPPSSKSRDKESRESKTEEQKSHRDKEGRGDTEIKDRSSSRDRKPKGDLKESEEREKQCDKQKDNEDRYKDPDRDTFKEGEKRERERNKSRTTKQGKETEENKRKGDVEREDDLEHDKGQEREKKNEGGREKDRLKGRDKDKARDRERGKDRDRGKDRERDRERDREKDGEHLREHGKDKAEKKSADSEESMLRKTQRSTKDSKCQPDNESESSAGISRQPSTKGSRQRSRPGGEGTVEMKSVADKISEESVAKLQEKTEPGLAVKQKEGEAEHMAPEKPAVSENGEVPNDLPPRSIERRIPRPSSARPAPPRVKRQDSTEALLPERSGSGKTVSNVIVDQQISDDDDDQFVVEAALPLPEMPEMEMEPDVELVEDEKHGGLVKRILESKKDYEASQKSSKMSEREKPFLSEAARKKERDLVAKEIEKFQVSIQTLCRSALTLGRIMDYIQEDMDAMKNELQMWRHENRQHAEALQKEQSITDNAVEPLKADLAELEQLIKDQQDKICAVKANILKNEEKIRRMVLSINLSSRR, from the exons ATGGTAACTGGAGAGCCACTGTCAGTCAAACCAGCACGTGTTGTGGCTGGCCACGAACCTGAAAAAACCAATGAATTTCTTCAAGCAATTGGGAAGTGTTGCTTAAATAAA CTGTCCAGTGATGTTGCTGTAAGAAAGATCTTAGCTGGGGAAAGAGCTGATGCTAAAGGGAAGCCTCCATCGTCTAAATCTCGAgataaagaaagcagagaatccaaaacagaagaacaaaaaagccaTAGAGATAAAGAG GGTAGAGGAGACACTGAAATTAAAGACAGAAGCTcaagcagagacagaaaaccCAAAGGAGATTTGAAAGAgagtgaagaaagagaaaagcaatgtGATAAACAGAAGGATAATGAAGACAGGTACAAAGACCCTGACAGAGACACCttcaaggaaggagaaaaaagagaaagggaaagaaacaaaagcagaacaaccaaacaaggaaaagaaacagaagaaaacaagagaaaaggagatgtAGAACGAGAAGACGATCTTGAGCATGATAAAGgacaagaaagagagaaaaaaaatgaaggaggaagggaaaaggacagACTGAAAGGAAGAGACAAAGATAAGGCTAGGGACAGAGAACGAGGGAAAGACAGAGATAGAGGAAAAGATCGGGAAAGGGATAGAGAAAGGGACAGAGAAAAAGATGGGGAGCATTTAAGAGAACATGGAAAggataaagcagagaaaaag tctgCAGATTCTGAGGAATCCATGCTTAGAAAAACGCAGAGGTCCACTAAAGACAGCAAGTGCCAGCCAGATAATGAG agtgaaAGTTCTGCAGGAATATCAAGACAGCCTTCAACAAAAGGATCGAGGCAACGTTCCAGACCCGGAGGAGAAG GAACTGTGGAAATGAAGAGTGTGGCAGACAAGATTTCAGAGGAGAGTGTTGCTAAACTGCAAGAGAAAACTGAACCAGGACTTGCAGTTAAACAGAAAG aaggagaggcagagcaCATGGCTCCTGAAAAGCCTGCAGTATCTGAAAATGGTGAAGTACCTAATGATCTTCCACCTCGGTCCATCGAAAG ACGCATTCCCCGTCCTAGCAGCGCAAGACCAGCACCACCCCGAGTAAAACGTCAAGACAGCACAGAGGCCTTACTTCCAGAAAG GAGTGGTAGTGGTAAAACAGTCTCAAATGTGATCGTAGACCAGCAGATttctgatgatgatgatgaccAGTTTGTGGTGGAGGCAGCACTGCCACTGCCAGAAATGCCAGAGATGGAAATG GAGCCAGATGTGGAGCTGGTTGAGGATGAAAAGCATG GTGGGCTTGTAAAAAGAATCCTAGAATCAAAGAAAGATTATGAAGCATCACAGAAATCATCAAAGATGTCAGAGAGG GAAAAGCCCTTTCTATCGGAAGCAGctaggaagaaagagagagacttGGTAGCCAAAGAAATTGAGAAGTTTCAGGTCTCTATTCAGACTCTGTGCCGGAGTGCCCTTACACTTGGCAGGATCATGGATTACATTCAGGAAGACATGGATGCCATGAAGAATGAGTTGCAGATGTGGCGACACGAGAACAGACAGCATGCAGAAGCTCTACAGAAAGAGCAAAG cATCACAGACAATGCTGTAGAACCATTAAAAGCAGATCTGGCTGAACTGGAACAGTTGATTAAAGACCAGCAAGACAAGATCTGTGCTGTAAAagctaatattttaaagaacGAAGAAAAAATCCGGAGGATGGTTCTTAGCATAAACCTGTCTTCAAGAAGGTGA